A single Cnuibacter physcomitrellae DNA region contains:
- a CDS encoding ribbon-helix-helix domain-containing protein, producing the protein MATMNVSLPDSLKEFVEAQVSERGYGTSSEFVRELIRREQARARLRELVIDGMGSGEGSELDGDYFDRLRDRVQEAPGHAA; encoded by the coding sequence ATGGCGACGATGAACGTGTCCCTGCCCGACTCCCTCAAGGAGTTCGTCGAGGCGCAGGTGAGCGAGCGCGGATACGGCACGAGCAGTGAGTTCGTGCGCGAGCTGATCAGGCGTGAGCAGGCACGTGCCCGGCTCCGCGAACTCGTCATCGACGGCATGGGATCGGGCGAGGGCTCCGAGCTCGACGGCGACTACTTCGATCGGCTTCGTGACCGGGTGCAGGAAGCTCCCGGCCACGCCGCGTGA
- a CDS encoding LCP family protein — protein MLTFLGAALAVVAVSTVSLAAYATWDVTRSVTTVSLLSDLPAEGSDGAAPAPPPSIDAIDGGVNMVLVGSDTRTNQGDAYGEDEGGALNDVTMLIHIAQDHSSATVVSFPRDLMVELPDCPDGGEYTAPINVALSLGGLPCVVLTVESLTGLSIPFAAMIEFNGVIEMSNALGGVPVCVAEEIDDPYTGVFLTPGTWDLKGADALGFLRTRHGVGDGSDIGRISSQQVFLSSMIRTIKSGSTLTDATKLYGLAKAAASNMTLSDRLASPDTMVSIALALKDMDLSKVSFVAYPNSYADWVPEGKVAPDEDSAAILFAALAADQPITLTQTGGLASTTDPNAPVSTSPPATDPQAPAAPTDPSVPVDPASPPAPPAPGELDASGAVVLPDDVKGQTAADYTCSIGNE, from the coding sequence GTGCTGACGTTCCTCGGCGCCGCGCTCGCGGTGGTCGCGGTGAGCACGGTGTCGCTCGCCGCCTACGCCACATGGGACGTCACGCGGTCGGTCACCACGGTGTCGCTCCTGTCCGACCTGCCCGCCGAGGGATCCGACGGCGCGGCCCCCGCGCCGCCGCCGAGCATCGACGCCATCGACGGCGGCGTCAACATGGTGCTCGTCGGCAGCGACACCCGCACGAACCAGGGGGATGCGTACGGCGAGGACGAGGGCGGTGCCCTCAACGACGTGACCATGCTCATCCACATCGCGCAGGACCACAGCAGCGCCACGGTCGTCAGCTTCCCCCGCGACCTCATGGTCGAGCTGCCCGACTGCCCCGACGGCGGCGAGTACACCGCGCCCATCAACGTCGCCCTGTCGCTCGGCGGCCTGCCGTGCGTGGTGCTCACGGTCGAGAGCCTCACGGGGCTCAGCATCCCGTTCGCGGCGATGATCGAGTTCAACGGCGTGATCGAGATGTCGAACGCCCTCGGCGGCGTGCCCGTGTGCGTCGCGGAGGAGATCGACGACCCCTACACGGGCGTCTTCCTCACACCCGGCACGTGGGACCTCAAGGGCGCGGATGCGCTCGGCTTCCTGCGCACCAGGCACGGGGTCGGCGACGGCAGCGACATCGGACGCATCAGCTCGCAGCAGGTGTTCCTGTCGTCGATGATCCGCACCATCAAGTCGGGCTCGACGCTGACCGACGCCACGAAGCTCTACGGACTTGCGAAGGCGGCCGCGTCGAACATGACGCTGTCGGATCGGCTCGCCTCCCCGGACACCATGGTCTCGATCGCGCTCGCGCTGAAGGACATGGACCTCTCGAAGGTCTCGTTCGTCGCGTACCCGAACTCCTACGCCGACTGGGTGCCCGAGGGCAAGGTCGCCCCGGATGAGGACTCCGCCGCCATCCTGTTCGCCGCCCTCGCGGCGGATCAGCCGATCACCCTGACCCAGACCGGCGGTCTCGCATCGACCACCGACCCGAACGCCCCCGTGTCGACCTCGCCACCGGCCACGGATCCGCAGGCTCCTGCCGCGCCGACGGATCCGTCCGTTCCCGTCGACCCGGCGTCCCCGCCCGCGCCTCCGGCTCCGGGCGAGCTGGACGCCTCCGGCGCCGTCGTCCTGCCCGACGACGTGAAGGGCCAGACCGCCGCCGACTACACCTGCTCGATCGGCAACGAGTGA
- a CDS encoding DUF998 domain-containing protein, translated as MIGVGAVLLVAGAIVALASLAVLHVVPTGLRPWIDPVSQYGITRFRAGYLVAALGAAVAGVGGVLALAPLGAAAAVVLLVVFAVARAIIPFVPMDAPEAPRTRRGRAHNLLAIAAFASVTAAGFLAGGALHDAGYPNLANLSTGCAIVMAIGSAGVILGFFTPLRRVFGASERLIYLGFIAWFLMLGFGLFAAG; from the coding sequence GTGATCGGGGTGGGGGCTGTGCTGCTGGTCGCGGGAGCGATCGTCGCGCTCGCGAGCCTCGCCGTGCTGCACGTCGTGCCCACGGGCCTGCGTCCCTGGATCGACCCCGTCAGCCAGTACGGGATCACGAGGTTCCGGGCCGGGTACCTCGTCGCGGCGCTCGGCGCGGCGGTCGCCGGCGTCGGCGGCGTGCTCGCCCTCGCGCCGCTGGGCGCGGCCGCGGCCGTGGTGCTGCTGGTCGTGTTCGCGGTGGCGCGGGCCATCATCCCGTTCGTGCCGATGGATGCGCCCGAGGCGCCGCGCACCCGCCGAGGACGAGCGCACAACCTCCTCGCGATCGCCGCCTTCGCCTCCGTCACCGCGGCGGGCTTCCTCGCCGGAGGGGCACTGCACGACGCCGGGTACCCCAATCTCGCGAACCTCAGCACCGGATGCGCGATCGTCATGGCGATCGGATCCGCCGGCGTGATCCTCGGGTTCTTCACCCCGCTGCGGCGCGTGTTCGGCGCCAGCGAGCGCCTCATCTACCTCGGCTTCATCGCCTGGTTCCTGATGCTCGGCTTCGGCCTCTTCGCGGCCGGGTGA
- a CDS encoding HepT-like ribonuclease domain-containing protein, producing the protein MNDDLERVPALLADIERFAVSARRVVGRGRARFLDPEDDDQRRIARSLLIDLSAAADRLPESFRAAHPDVDWRGIRAVRNFIAHDYDGTDEEILWQALAVQFPLVTAALGAADGT; encoded by the coding sequence GTGAACGACGACCTCGAGCGTGTGCCCGCCCTCCTCGCCGACATCGAGCGTTTCGCCGTGAGCGCCCGTCGGGTGGTCGGGCGCGGCCGCGCGCGTTTCCTCGATCCGGAGGACGACGACCAGCGACGCATCGCGCGCTCGCTGCTGATCGACCTCTCGGCGGCCGCCGACCGGCTGCCCGAGTCGTTCAGGGCCGCGCATCCAGACGTGGACTGGCGCGGGATCCGGGCGGTCCGGAACTTCATCGCCCACGACTACGACGGCACCGACGAGGAGATCCTCTGGCAGGCCCTCGCGGTGCAGTTCCCGCTCGTGACCGCCGCGCTCGGCGCAGCGGACGGGACCTGA
- a CDS encoding TetR/AcrR family transcriptional regulator — protein sequence MSSETAARPLRADARQNVDALLEAAKDVFAESGVDAPVRAIAGRAGVGVGTLYRHFPLRSDLISAVFRREMDACVEAADELQAAHPPGEALDEWVIRYTQFVAAKRGLSSALHSGDSAYEPLSVSFSTRLVPTFARLAAAARDAGEPVADVDPEEFLGAVANLCHGGGPDAAASGRAERMVRLLLAGLRSPDAPQAS from the coding sequence ATGTCGTCGGAGACCGCCGCGCGGCCACTCCGCGCTGACGCGCGACAGAACGTCGACGCCCTCCTGGAGGCGGCGAAGGACGTCTTCGCCGAGTCCGGCGTCGACGCACCCGTCCGCGCGATCGCGGGCCGTGCTGGGGTCGGCGTCGGAACCCTCTACCGGCACTTCCCGCTGCGATCCGACCTCATCTCGGCGGTGTTCCGACGGGAGATGGACGCCTGCGTCGAGGCCGCGGACGAGCTCCAGGCCGCGCATCCGCCGGGCGAGGCGCTCGACGAGTGGGTGATCCGCTACACGCAGTTCGTGGCGGCCAAGCGCGGGCTGTCCTCCGCGCTCCACTCCGGCGACTCCGCCTACGAGCCCCTCTCCGTCTCCTTCTCGACGCGGCTCGTGCCCACCTTCGCCCGCCTCGCCGCCGCGGCACGCGACGCTGGCGAGCCCGTCGCCGACGTCGACCCCGAGGAGTTCCTCGGGGCGGTGGCAAACCTCTGCCACGGAGGCGGCCCGGACGCCGCAGCCTCGGGACGCGCCGAGCGCATGGTCCGCCTCCTCCTCGCCGGCCTGCGCTCGCCCGACGCCCCGCAGGCGAGCTGA
- a CDS encoding siderophore-interacting protein encodes MPDRQPRAPRPQIVLEVLRREQLSPHLVRLHLGGEGFDSFAPNGFTDAYVKIHFAKPALGLEPPYDLDALRETLAPEDLPVRRTYTVRAVDPVERSLAIDFVVHGTEGIAGPWADAAKPGDRLVLAGPGGAYRPDPTADWHLFAGDESALPALSSALEALPAEARGVALVEVHGEGDEIPVTHPAGVELRWLHRGSAVAAGTSTVLSDAVRGLERPSGRVQVFAHGERETMKALRDIVLTQWGLPRTDVSLSGYWAYGRTEDRFQAEKREPIGQILPR; translated from the coding sequence GTGCCAGATCGTCAGCCCCGCGCCCCTCGACCGCAGATCGTGCTGGAGGTGCTCCGTCGCGAGCAGCTCTCCCCTCACCTCGTCCGCCTCCACCTCGGCGGTGAGGGGTTCGACTCGTTCGCGCCCAACGGCTTCACCGACGCGTACGTGAAGATCCACTTCGCCAAGCCCGCGCTCGGGCTCGAGCCGCCCTACGACCTCGACGCGCTCCGCGAGACGCTCGCCCCGGAGGACCTCCCGGTCCGCCGGACGTACACCGTGCGCGCCGTCGACCCGGTCGAGCGCTCGCTGGCGATCGACTTCGTCGTGCACGGCACCGAGGGGATCGCCGGGCCCTGGGCGGATGCGGCGAAGCCGGGCGACCGCCTCGTCCTCGCCGGGCCAGGCGGCGCCTACCGCCCCGACCCCACGGCGGACTGGCACCTGTTCGCCGGTGACGAGTCGGCACTGCCCGCCCTCTCGTCCGCCCTCGAGGCGCTCCCCGCCGAGGCCCGGGGCGTCGCCCTCGTCGAGGTGCACGGCGAGGGCGACGAGATCCCGGTGACGCATCCGGCCGGGGTCGAGTTGCGCTGGTTGCACCGCGGGTCCGCCGTCGCGGCCGGGACGTCGACGGTGCTGTCGGATGCGGTCCGCGGCCTCGAACGACCGTCCGGCCGGGTGCAGGTCTTCGCCCACGGCGAGCGCGAGACCATGAAGGCGCTCCGCGACATCGTGCTCACGCAGTGGGGACTGCCCCGGACGGACGTGTCCCTGTCGGGCTACTGGGCCTACGGCCGCACGGAGGACCGCTTCCAGGCGGAGAAGCGCGAGCCCATCGGGCAGATCCTCCCCCGCTGA
- a CDS encoding DUF445 domain-containing protein, with protein MTTTRDTLLGAADLERRAALRRMKALATALLVIAAVVFAVAFALEDRYAWLGYVRAAAEGAMVGALADWFAVTALFRHPLGLRIPHTAIIPSRKDEIGASLGEFVEQNFLSDEVVRSKLATFSVAERVGAWLSDPANAERASAEAAVMAQGVLRFLSDDDVERLIERLARQHLFDREWAPTLGRVGAELVAADQQRAVVDALVDAAETWLGEHPDALGRVVSTRLPRWVPGFLGDAADDRAHREVIGLLHAVRDDPEHPLRTAIDGYLVDLTDRLQHDPAMATRVEEIKAEFLESPRLRSFAARFWDAVKATLGEALADPSSELRSAARSALVDVGVRFSTDRALATKIDAWIADAAGYAVQKYRHDLASVISDTVQRWDARETTQKIELQVGRDLQFIRINGTVVGAIAGAGIYAIATGVHALLA; from the coding sequence ATGACCACCACGCGCGACACCCTCCTCGGAGCGGCCGACCTCGAGCGCCGCGCTGCGCTCCGGCGGATGAAGGCGCTCGCGACGGCGCTCCTCGTCATCGCGGCCGTCGTCTTCGCCGTGGCGTTCGCGCTGGAGGACCGGTACGCGTGGCTCGGCTACGTGCGCGCGGCCGCGGAGGGGGCGATGGTGGGCGCGCTCGCCGACTGGTTCGCGGTGACCGCGCTGTTCCGGCATCCGCTGGGTCTCCGGATCCCGCACACCGCGATCATCCCGAGCCGCAAGGACGAGATCGGGGCGAGCCTCGGCGAGTTCGTCGAGCAGAACTTCCTCTCGGACGAGGTGGTGCGCTCGAAGCTCGCGACCTTCAGCGTCGCGGAGCGGGTGGGGGCGTGGCTCTCCGACCCCGCGAACGCCGAGCGGGCGAGCGCCGAGGCCGCGGTCATGGCGCAGGGTGTGCTGCGCTTCCTCAGCGACGACGACGTCGAGCGCCTCATCGAGAGGCTCGCTCGACAGCACCTGTTCGACCGCGAGTGGGCGCCCACGCTCGGTCGTGTGGGGGCCGAGCTCGTCGCCGCGGACCAGCAGCGCGCGGTCGTCGACGCGCTGGTCGACGCGGCCGAGACCTGGCTCGGCGAGCATCCGGATGCGCTGGGCCGCGTCGTCTCCACCCGCCTGCCGCGGTGGGTGCCCGGGTTCCTCGGCGACGCCGCCGACGACCGCGCTCACCGCGAGGTGATCGGGCTGCTGCACGCCGTTCGCGACGACCCGGAGCACCCGCTGCGGACGGCGATCGACGGCTACCTGGTCGACCTCACCGATCGGCTGCAGCACGATCCCGCGATGGCGACCCGGGTCGAGGAGATCAAGGCGGAGTTCCTCGAGAGCCCCCGCCTGCGCTCGTTCGCGGCCCGCTTCTGGGATGCGGTCAAGGCGACGCTCGGAGAGGCGCTGGCTGACCCCTCGAGCGAGCTGCGGTCGGCGGCGAGGTCCGCGCTCGTCGACGTCGGCGTCCGGTTCTCGACCGACCGGGCGCTGGCGACGAAGATCGACGCCTGGATCGCCGATGCCGCCGGATACGCCGTCCAGAAGTACCGGCACGACCTGGCCTCGGTGATCAGCGACACCGTCCAGCGGTGGGATGCACGCGAGACCACGCAGAAGATCGAGCTGCAGGTCGGCCGCGACCTCCAGTTCATTCGCATCAACGGCACGGTCGTCGGCGCGATCGCCGGCGCCGGCATCTACGCCATCGCCACGGGCGTGCACGCCCTCCTCGCCTGA
- a CDS encoding helix-turn-helix domain-containing protein: MEDRTGGEALRQRRLEVAMTQRELAARSGVPQPNIAAYETGRRRPSAETLARLDEVLLVPTIERLRMLRDPILQIAESRRLEDVRVFGSVARGETRAGSDVDLLVHPRPDASVFDLAGFMADVSELLSVPVDVVSDRGTGPTMDRIRAEAVAL, from the coding sequence ATGGAGGACCGAACCGGCGGAGAGGCGCTGCGCCAGCGCAGGCTCGAGGTCGCGATGACGCAGCGGGAGCTCGCCGCGCGGTCCGGCGTGCCCCAGCCGAACATCGCGGCGTATGAGACGGGCCGCCGTCGTCCGTCGGCGGAGACGCTCGCGCGACTCGATGAGGTGCTGCTGGTGCCCACGATCGAGCGGCTCCGGATGCTGCGCGACCCGATCCTCCAGATCGCCGAGTCGCGGCGTCTCGAGGACGTCCGGGTCTTCGGATCGGTCGCGCGTGGCGAGACGAGGGCCGGATCCGACGTCGACCTCCTCGTGCATCCGCGACCGGACGCATCGGTCTTCGACCTCGCCGGATTCATGGCGGACGTCTCCGAGCTCCTCTCCGTGCCGGTCGACGTGGTGTCCGACAGGGGCACCGGACCGACCATGGACCGAATCCGCGCCGAGGCCGTCGCCCTGTGA
- a CDS encoding aldo/keto reductase → MQYRTLGRTGIKVTPYALGAMMLGGLGNPDRSEGIRIIHRALDAGINLVDTADRYGDSEEVVGEALKGRRDQVVLATKFWGPVDDDVNHRGASRRWIVEAVERSLTRLQTDYIDLYQLHRPDPDTDIDETLSALTDLVRQGKVRAIGSSSMRGSEIVEAQWMSERRGFERFRTEQPNYSILDREIEREILPVIERYGMGTLVYSPLAGGTLTGRYRAGQDNDLFRSTRTGMQHFRDERRLAVVEQLIALSDEVGVKLTHLAMAFVIAHPGVTAAIAGPRTMEQLEDTLAGLEVSLSDEVLDRIDAIVPPGESIGAMDMVYRGPEVGDPSLRRRPAASRSAA, encoded by the coding sequence ATGCAGTACCGCACACTCGGCCGCACCGGCATCAAGGTCACCCCCTACGCGCTGGGCGCGATGATGCTGGGCGGGCTCGGCAACCCCGACCGGTCGGAGGGCATCCGGATCATCCACCGCGCCCTCGATGCCGGCATCAACCTGGTCGACACCGCCGACCGCTACGGGGACTCGGAGGAGGTGGTCGGCGAGGCGCTGAAGGGGCGGCGCGACCAGGTGGTGCTGGCCACGAAGTTCTGGGGCCCGGTCGACGATGACGTGAACCACAGGGGCGCGTCCCGCCGCTGGATCGTCGAGGCGGTCGAGCGGTCGCTCACGCGGCTGCAGACCGACTACATCGACCTCTACCAGCTCCACCGACCCGATCCGGACACCGACATCGACGAGACCCTGTCCGCCCTCACCGACCTGGTGCGCCAGGGCAAGGTGCGGGCGATCGGCAGCTCGTCCATGCGCGGATCCGAGATCGTCGAGGCGCAGTGGATGTCGGAACGCCGCGGCTTCGAGCGGTTCCGCACCGAGCAGCCGAACTACTCGATCCTCGACCGCGAGATCGAGCGGGAGATCCTGCCGGTCATCGAGCGGTACGGGATGGGCACCCTGGTCTACAGCCCGCTCGCCGGCGGGACGCTCACGGGTCGCTACCGCGCCGGTCAGGACAATGACCTGTTCCGGTCGACCCGGACCGGGATGCAGCACTTCCGCGACGAGCGGCGCCTCGCCGTGGTGGAGCAGCTGATCGCGCTCTCCGACGAGGTCGGGGTGAAGCTGACGCACCTCGCCATGGCGTTCGTCATCGCGCATCCCGGGGTCACGGCGGCGATCGCCGGCCCGCGGACCATGGAGCAGCTCGAGGACACCCTCGCCGGGCTCGAGGTGAGCCTGTCGGACGAGGTGCTCGACCGCATCGACGCCATCGTGCCGCCCGGGGAGAGCATCGGCGCGATGGACATGGTCTACCGCGGCCCGGAGGTGGGCGATCCCTCCCTCCGTCGCCGTCCCGCCGCCTCGCGCTCTGCGGCCTGA
- a CDS encoding type II toxin-antitoxin system RelE/ParE family toxin, which translates to MTARRVVSTRRADEDIVRALEGYLEAEAREAASDLIQALQDARDLLSMHPSLGSARHAAETGILELRSLALRRFPFILFYTDDADAVRIHRVLHSSRDLPAELTGD; encoded by the coding sequence GTGACCGCTCGCCGCGTCGTCTCGACTCGGCGTGCGGACGAGGACATCGTGCGGGCGCTCGAGGGCTACCTCGAGGCTGAGGCCCGGGAGGCTGCGTCCGACCTGATCCAAGCGCTCCAGGATGCGCGCGATCTGCTCTCGATGCACCCTTCACTCGGTTCCGCACGCCACGCAGCCGAGACGGGAATCCTCGAGCTACGGAGCCTGGCGCTCAGACGGTTTCCCTTCATCCTCTTCTACACCGACGATGCCGACGCCGTCCGCATCCACCGGGTCTTGCACTCGAGTCGAGACCTCCCTGCAGAACTGACCGGCGACTGA
- the map gene encoding type I methionyl aminopeptidase, which translates to MIEILSPAQLDRARRTGALVGDILQTLRERSSPGTNLLDIDRWARDLILEAGAESCYVDYAPSFGRGPFGHWICTAVNDAVLHGRPHDLVLGDGDLLTLDLAVTLDGVAADAAISFLVGDSRPAESVALIDATERALAAGIAAATPDARIGDISHAIGTVLTDAGYPVNLEYGGHGIGSTMHQDPHVANAGRPGRGYRLRPGLLLALEPWVMADTDQLVTDADGWTLRSATGARTAHTEHTIAITPAGPEILTRATR; encoded by the coding sequence GTGATCGAGATCCTCTCCCCCGCGCAGCTCGACCGAGCGCGCCGCACCGGCGCCCTGGTGGGCGACATCCTGCAGACCCTGCGCGAGAGGAGCTCGCCCGGGACGAACCTGCTCGACATCGACCGGTGGGCCCGCGACCTCATCCTGGAAGCGGGCGCGGAGTCCTGCTACGTCGACTACGCCCCCTCGTTCGGACGCGGCCCGTTCGGCCACTGGATCTGCACCGCCGTGAACGACGCCGTGCTCCACGGCCGACCGCACGACCTGGTGCTCGGCGACGGCGACCTCCTCACGCTCGACCTCGCCGTCACCCTCGACGGCGTCGCGGCGGATGCGGCGATCAGCTTCCTCGTGGGCGACAGCCGTCCCGCCGAGAGCGTCGCCCTGATCGACGCCACCGAGCGCGCGCTCGCCGCCGGCATCGCCGCCGCGACCCCGGATGCGCGGATCGGCGACATCTCGCACGCCATCGGCACGGTGCTGACCGACGCGGGCTACCCCGTCAACCTCGAGTACGGCGGCCACGGCATCGGCTCGACCATGCACCAGGACCCGCACGTGGCGAACGCGGGACGCCCCGGGCGCGGCTACCGCCTCCGCCCCGGACTGCTGCTCGCGCTCGAGCCCTGGGTGATGGCGGACACCGATCAGCTGGTCACGGATGCGGACGGGTGGACCCTGCGCAGCGCCACCGGCGCACGCACCGCGCACACCGAGCACACGATCGCGATCACCCCCGCCGGGCCCGAGATCCTGACCCGCGCGACGCGCTGA
- a CDS encoding BPL-N domain-containing protein, translating into MSASVSLRIRSSLLKALAGGAVASALLLGTMGCAGSAPSPTPTDSRPLALVYDGPQGCPDCAPTIASILESGDDPFRVEFVGPGTETELSAEILAEAQLYVQPGGGDDLATTWDDLAPQAQAVRDWVGRGGSYLGLCFGAYLAGRDPGFDLLPGDAYGWAGSPGATVPDARDTVVPLTWRGEQRWVYFQDGPGFDLDEDADVDVLATYPDGAPAVLVAPFGAGHVGVAGPHPEADESWYDEAGLTNPDGYSTDLIEDLLAATLAR; encoded by the coding sequence GTGAGCGCGTCCGTGTCGCTGCGCATCCGGTCGTCCCTGCTGAAGGCACTCGCGGGGGGCGCCGTCGCCTCGGCGCTCCTCCTGGGCACGATGGGATGCGCGGGCTCGGCCCCGAGCCCCACTCCGACCGACTCCCGTCCGCTGGCGCTCGTCTACGACGGCCCACAGGGGTGTCCCGACTGCGCCCCCACCATCGCGAGCATCCTCGAGAGCGGCGACGACCCGTTCCGCGTCGAGTTCGTCGGGCCCGGGACGGAGACCGAGCTGAGCGCAGAGATCCTCGCCGAGGCGCAGCTCTACGTGCAGCCCGGGGGCGGTGACGACCTCGCGACCACCTGGGACGACCTCGCTCCCCAGGCACAGGCCGTCCGCGACTGGGTCGGACGCGGCGGGTCGTACCTCGGGCTCTGCTTCGGCGCCTACCTCGCGGGGCGTGATCCCGGCTTCGACCTCCTCCCCGGTGACGCCTACGGATGGGCGGGCTCGCCCGGCGCGACGGTGCCGGATGCGCGCGACACCGTGGTGCCGCTCACGTGGCGGGGCGAGCAGCGCTGGGTCTACTTCCAGGACGGACCCGGCTTCGACCTCGATGAGGATGCCGACGTCGACGTGCTCGCCACCTACCCGGACGGGGCGCCCGCCGTGCTGGTCGCGCCCTTCGGCGCCGGACACGTGGGAGTCGCGGGCCCGCATCCGGAGGCCGACGAGTCCTGGTACGACGAGGCGGGGCTGACCAACCCGGACGGCTACTCCACCGACCTCATCGAGGACCTCCTCGCCGCCACTCTCGCCCGCTGA
- the rlmC gene encoding 23S rRNA (uracil(747)-C(5))-methyltransferase RlmC — MQCSYFDAGLCRSCSLLETPYAQQLALKQARVEDMLSTHSPDWLPPIASPEQGFRNKAKMVVGGTTGAPTLGILDGRGRGVDIRGCALHVTPIHDALPALARFITVTGLHPYDVPSRRGDLKYVLVTANSDGELLVRFVVRSEDVVSRLRRHLPALQEALPNAVIVTANLLPEHKAVTEGEREIVLTSRDRLTMTLAGLRLELRPQSFFQTNTPVADQLYGQAREWVDELSPASVWDLYCGVGGFALACASPGRAVLGVETSVDAVLSARATARLGGLDDVRFEAGDATEAALRSQPDEHPDLVIVNPPRRGIGETLARWLDASAVEHVVYSSCNPVTLARDLEWMPGFRMRRARALDMFPHTAHLEVVTMLERVR; from the coding sequence GTGCAGTGCTCCTACTTCGACGCCGGCCTCTGCCGGTCGTGCTCGCTTTTGGAGACGCCGTACGCCCAGCAGCTGGCGCTCAAGCAGGCCCGCGTCGAGGACATGCTGTCCACGCACTCCCCCGACTGGCTGCCGCCGATCGCGAGCCCCGAGCAGGGGTTCCGCAACAAGGCGAAGATGGTCGTCGGGGGCACGACGGGGGCACCCACCCTCGGCATCCTCGACGGCCGCGGCCGGGGCGTCGACATCCGCGGATGCGCGCTGCACGTCACTCCCATCCACGACGCGCTCCCCGCGCTCGCCCGCTTCATCACGGTCACGGGCCTGCATCCGTACGACGTCCCGAGCCGACGCGGCGACCTGAAGTACGTGCTCGTCACCGCGAACTCCGACGGTGAGCTCCTGGTGCGCTTCGTCGTCCGGTCGGAGGACGTCGTGTCGCGACTGCGTCGGCACCTGCCCGCACTGCAGGAGGCGCTGCCGAACGCCGTGATCGTCACGGCCAACCTCCTGCCGGAGCACAAGGCGGTGACCGAGGGCGAGCGCGAGATCGTGCTGACCTCGCGCGACCGGCTCACCATGACGCTCGCCGGCCTGCGGCTGGAGCTGCGGCCGCAGAGCTTCTTCCAGACCAACACCCCTGTGGCGGACCAGCTCTACGGCCAGGCCCGCGAGTGGGTGGACGAGCTGTCCCCCGCCTCCGTGTGGGATCTCTACTGCGGGGTCGGCGGGTTCGCGCTCGCCTGCGCCAGCCCCGGCCGAGCGGTGCTCGGGGTCGAGACGAGCGTCGACGCCGTGCTGAGCGCGCGCGCGACCGCCCGCCTCGGAGGCCTCGACGACGTGCGCTTCGAGGCCGGCGACGCGACCGAGGCGGCTCTGCGCTCCCAGCCCGACGAGCATCCGGACCTCGTCATCGTGAACCCGCCCCGTCGGGGGATCGGGGAGACGCTCGCCCGGTGGCTCGACGCCTCCGCCGTCGAGCACGTCGTGTACTCGAGCTGCAACCCCGTGACGCTCGCCCGCGACCTGGAGTGGATGCCCGGGTTCCGGATGCGCCGGGCGCGCGCCCTCGACATGTTCCCTCACACCGCGCACCTCGAGGTCGTCACGATGCTCGAGCGGGTGCGCTGA
- a CDS encoding helix-turn-helix domain-containing protein has product MVRLPLTPEEVERGRRLGALLRRARGERSMLRVALDAGVSPETLRKIESGRVATPAFSTIAALADVLGLSLDAVWSEVGPRVESADADSALDEDRRAQRLTRTA; this is encoded by the coding sequence ATGGTCAGGCTCCCGCTCACCCCCGAGGAGGTCGAGCGCGGCCGGCGCCTCGGTGCACTGCTCCGCCGCGCCCGCGGCGAGCGCTCGATGCTGCGGGTGGCGCTGGATGCTGGTGTGTCGCCCGAGACGCTGCGCAAGATCGAGTCGGGTCGGGTCGCGACGCCCGCGTTCTCGACGATCGCGGCGCTCGCCGACGTCCTGGGTCTCTCGCTCGACGCGGTGTGGTCCGAGGTCGGCCCGCGTGTCGAGAGCGCCGACGCCGATTCCGCGCTGGACGAGGACCGCCGCGCTCAGCGCCTCACGCGAACAGCGTGA
- a CDS encoding DUF7882 family protein, with protein MGFLHIGQNGFAAQIDDRALAHLKVVILSELREGHSLAFTMQHTRDEGSGRDTFWINQSTDLRFQFHGNRSPQLNRAWLKELAATARAGTGLYLTEEPLTRAAVA; from the coding sequence ATGGGTTTCCTCCACATCGGCCAGAACGGCTTCGCCGCGCAGATCGACGATCGCGCGCTGGCCCATCTCAAGGTGGTCATCCTCTCCGAGCTGCGCGAGGGTCACAGTCTCGCGTTCACGATGCAGCACACCCGCGACGAGGGCAGCGGACGCGACACGTTCTGGATCAACCAGAGCACCGACCTCCGCTTCCAGTTCCACGGCAACCGTTCCCCGCAGCTCAACCGCGCGTGGCTCAAGGAGCTGGCGGCGACGGCGCGCGCAGGGACGGGGCTGTACCTGACGGAGGAGCCGCTCACCCGGGCTGCCGTCGCCTGA